TATTTGCTTCAACAATGCGCAACGTTTCTTTGCGCTCGACCCTTTGTGAGGTCAGCAGAATCACTATGCTATAGTGCCTGTCTCTGAAGATGGCAGCTTCAGGGATCGTTAATCCCTTAATCAGCAGAAAGAGCATTATGAAAATTCATGCCTCACCACAGCGCCCTTATCAGGAAGTCGGAGAGCTTCTCCGCAGGATGATTACGCAGAAGGAATATGCTGTGGGGGAACGGCTACCGCCGGAACGTGAAATTGCCGGGATGCTGAATGTCACGCGTACCCTGGTGCGTGAGGCGTTGATCATGCTGGAGCTGGAAGGGTTGATTGAAGTGCGGCGGGGTGCAGGTATCTATGTGATTAATGATAATCCGTCGCCGCCAGTCCCTGCGCAACCCGCCTGCAACGATGCTGGTCCGTTTGAGATGTTGCAGGCTCGTCAGCTACTGGAAAGTAACATCGCCGAGTTTGCTGCACTCCAGGCCACCCGCGAAGATATTGTGAAAATGCGTCAGGCGCTGGAGCTGGAGGAAAAAGAGCTGGCTTCCGGTGCCGTGAATAGCTCAGAAAACGGTGACCGCAATTTCCATCTGGCAATTGCCGAAGCAACCCATAACAGCATGCTGGTGGAGCTGTTTAAACAGTCCTGGCAGTGGCGTGAAGACAATGTGATGTGGAGCCAGTTGCACCGTCATCTGATTAACACCAGCTACCGCAAACAATGGTTAGATGATCATAAAAAGATCCTCGCTACACTTATCAAAAAAGATGCCCGTGCCGCCAAAATGGCAATGTGGCAACATCTGGAAAATGTTAAACAGCGCTTGCTGGAATTCTCTGACGTCGATGATATTGACTTCGATGGTTACCTGTTCGATTCCTGGCCGCTAAATAGCACCAGTGGTCAGGACATCTGATGGGCTTCTGCTGATTATCTGTCCAATGCGTTTCAATGAAACTCCTGTACAGCTGGCAGGAGTTTTACTTTCTGGCTTCAAACATGTCTGACTGACAGCCCTGTTGTTATCGTCTTCCCTTTTGCTGACTTTCCAGGTGCAAGCCCCCTGTTAAGCCCATGGCAGATCTTATCTGGTTATGCAGGATCCTCTTACCTGGTTGCTGATGCCTTCAGTTCTGTCAACACTCATGCCTTATCTACTCACTACAGCTTATATCTGGCTACTCAGGACTGATTACAGCTCAGATAACATCAGTCTTTAACTCCGATATTTTGAGTTTAAAATCTTTTAATATCATAAAGATATATCTATACCACTCTTTCAGCTGACACTGATTTTGTGATAAGTCTGCATATTGCCATAATATAAGTGACGTTGTCACAGGCTGTATTTAATTCATGTAAGCTACTGATAAGATTATGTTATTGCTAATAAGCTGCTTTTAAGAACCGATGCCATTGCCTCAAATCAACGTGATTATCTCTACTCCCTATAGTTTATATATAAGCTATAGGGAGTAGATCATCTCTCGTGATACTTCATAAGCTGTGGGGAGTAACCATAATCTATAGTGAGTAAGTTGTGATTTAAACGATGAAGTTAGTGGTTGCTAACAAAAATAAAATCAATAAGTTGCAGGTTAGTGGTTACCAGGGGGGTAACTGAATATAAGCTATAGTGAGTAGATTACTCTCCCCAGACTATATATAAGGTATAGCGAGTAACCTTCCCTGCCGCGGATGTAGCAACATAAGCTGGAGGGAGTAGGTCATAAGATGTCACACCCCCTTTTATCAACTGTAGTGAGTAGATTCTTGCCAACCCCCCTCCCCTGCATAAGCTATGGTGAGTAATCTACTCACTACAGCATATGGCATAATCTATAGTGAGTAGGGAGATAAGCTATAGTGAGTAACCTTCACGAAGAAAATTATGTGAACGGGGTAATTAGTTAAATTAAGATCAGAGAGTTAGCTGAAAAATATAAACTATGGAGAGTATTTAGAAGGGCAAGTATAAGCTGTAGTGAGTAACCTACTCACTACAGCTTATATCCATCACTTAGCTTTGAACAGTTTCTCAAGGTCGGCCATCGAGATCCCTAACTTATTCAAAAGTTCGAGTTTTTCCTGAAGCGCTGTATCAACTGGCTCTGCCGGCGTTGCGGGAGCTTGAGTCGGAAGCTGAGGATTTTCAGCGCTCTCATTTTTCGGTGCTTTGAGCTTAGGACGGCGATAATGCACGTTGAAATAGACGCTACGGCCCCGCTGCACTTCTGAGTAGTCCAGATAGCCAATCTCCTTCAGTTGCTCCATCGCGCGCCTTACAGTCTGGTTTTGTGAGAAAACCGGAGACTTCAGGTTAAGCCTGTCGCGCAGGCGAGCCAGAGAAATGGGGGCAGGATTTTTTGGCAGACTTTCGATATAGGTATACAGCGCCTGAGCTGATTCACGACGCTTCAGCACATTGATCGCTTTAAGTTGCAAAAGTACTTTGCGATCAAACTCATAAAGTTCAAACAGTTTGGGATCTGCCTGCAAGATAACGATGTCTTTTTTGGTATCGTAATAGGCTGATTGCACCAGGTGGGTGATATATTCCTTACCATCATCCCCCATGTTGCTAGTGAATGAGATGGTTGTCGCTGCTATACGCTTCAGAGAGGGGCTGATACGCTCTCTGAGCTTCTTAGACGAGCGGCTTGAAGGGATCCCGCATAGCTTGGCAAATTCAACGAACGGCAGCTGTACCTTGTCACCAATGACTTTGTGCTTGGCAAAAGAATGAATGATCCCGACCCAGGTCTTGAAATCGTTGTCCATATCAAGACGCGGGCCAACGATCTCGACTTTATCGAAGCCCTCGGCTTTTGCGAGGGAAAGTCGGGTCAGCTCTTCGGTGGCATCCGTGGTGGCAAAGGTTTTATTTTTACTGTTTTTCAGTGATTTAAGCGTAGGAACAAAAACACCGAGACGCATTAATGCAACCGGCTGAACCGTATTGTTGGCATTAGGTGTGAGCGTGATGACCTCACCTGTATTCTTATCCTTTTCCTCAAACAGTTTCTTCAGGTCTAGATTCTCGCTGTCCACGGGCATTCTCACGGTTTTCGTCGATGATCGTTGAAAAGATCGAAGCATCAGGATTGTGAATTACAGAACAACAACTCACGCAGAGTGAGCCTAATTGCATGAAGATAAGGGAGAAAAACAATCCACAGCAATATCAGTGTTCAGTGTATTTTGCTCACTATAGCTTATGTCGTTTTCCAACTACAGCTTATATTTAGCCTGCTATAGTTTATGGTTCTCTCACTACAGTTTATATTTCACTTGCTATAGCTTATGCTGACACCCTCTCAGGCCAGTGCTGGTGCGGGCTGCGACGATCGGGGATCTGTTTGGGATCTCTATTGGATCTACAATGGATCTAATTAATTGGGATCTAATCAGTGGATAAGTGGATATCTTGCTGAGATATCGGTGGTAATCGCTTCCTGACCAGTCGCTTAAAGAACGATAAAACCAACTTAGCAGATGGATCGATGACCTCTTAGCTCACCAGATCCTGGTAAGTACGTAGATTGATTACTGCTGACATTTTGCCATTGTGAAAGCAATTGATGGTTAAAGTAGGAAATCAGGCCCTGATTAGCTTTCCAATTGCTTTATCTGTCAGCAATGAGTTTTCTACCCCTAATCCAGGATCATGCAGAATTGAATGGCAAAAGTCCGTGCAATTTACACGCGATAGAGCTGCAAATTGATACTTCTGAGAACGATCGAGGCTTAGTGTTCAAAAGATCCTACTGTAAGCCCCTTACAGCATTTAAAATGACAGAGTAGCACCTTCCCCCTGTACAAACCGTAATAACGCATTCTGAGAGCGTACAGAACGTTTTAGCGCTATAGCCTGTACCAGTCGCATCTGATTCCTCAGCCCGAGTATAAATCTTGTTTGTCTAATCAGAACGTTTGAAATCTTAACAAGTTAATAAGACAGATGCAGACAGGAGGGACTGACGAATGTAGTTGGCTTAGAAGCGGTATCTTACTTTGCCATAAGCAATTTTATGAAGTGACAATGTCACAACCAGGTTATGATCTTATTAAGATAACAACCTGGTTGTTTAATATGATGTTTATTGCAGTTTGGCTTTACTGATTAGCACTGATATTTCTTCATCAGATAAATGCTCCAGTCCGAGAATGGCTGCACGAACAATGTCAGAACGGTTTACTCGTGAACCCCCGGCCAGGATTTCATTACGAATACGATTGTCGATATCTTTAAGGTTCTCATCGGTAAACGAGATACTGACTGGTTTAGCTTTCGCCTTCTTTACTGGCTCAGGATCGGGTGCTTTTGGTTGCGGAGCGCCCGTTGTGGTTAAGGCCGCAGTTCCGCCATTAATGAAGTCATTCTCTCTTTCTTTCGAAACGCCAGCTCTGTTTCTCATAAGATGACCTCCTGGATCAGCCTTTCAACTTCATCTTTAGCTTTACTGTTTTCTGTCTCATAAATGGTCATAGACTCTGCCCAGGCATCCCTGTGAGCTTTACGATCGCAGATACGAGTTTCAGCCAGTTTCATTTCAGGGAAATCTTCCAGAACCTTAGCGGCTTCGTTGCCTTCATTAACGAACATATTGGTTGGGGTCATGTTCAGCACAAGATACCCTTTCACTTCTTCGTTAAAGTCCTTAGCAGCTGTGAACACAGAGCAGGTATGAGGCACCACATCGAGGTCCATTTGCGATGGACGCAGAGGTGAAATGAAGACATCTGCCGCCATCAAACCACTGCGCATTTCTGCACTGTCTCGGCCAGCGCAGTCAGCAATGATGTAGTCGTAAGATTTCGCATGCTCTTTAAGCATAGCTTTGATATTGCCGGAGGCTCCGGTTACAGGAATATGCGGGAGTGATTCAGGACGGTTATTATACCAGGTTAATACGGATTTCTGGTCATCGGCATCCACGATGAGCACTCTGTAGCCACGAGAAAGCAATCCTGCAGCGAGAGAAACAGCCAGGGTACTTTTGCCTACCCCACCCTTCTGACTTCCCAGTACGATAATCATCGATGACCTCCATTAATAACGATAAAAGTGCAAAGCGAAATGTTGTAATCATCATATCTTAACAAGATCTGCGGATAACAACAAGACAAGATACCATCTTGTTAAGATGTTATCTTGTGATAACAATGTACATCGTGATTATGTAATCATATGATTATAAATAAATAGTTAAGAAATTATCTTGTTAAGATTAAGTTTGTACTGACATCCCTGGGCTAATAATCTTGTTATCATGTTAAGTTGGTAATTGTGGGTTGGGGGATTCGCACCATTGCCCACTGGGTCTGGACTCGTCTTACTTAAGGTGTTTACGAAAAATATTGAGAGTGATAAGTATGCTGCGGTTAATTTCTCCCCTACTCATTTATGCATTCCTGGTTGGTGCGACGTATGCGAGTGTCAGGAGGTATGTGCTAATCAAGGTGCTATAAGTTAATAATAGATTAACTTATTATCTTAATAATCTAACAATTTGTCCTCGGTTTTCAAGGAAAGGCAAGTTGTACATTATGATGATAACTTACCAAGATATTAACTTAGTAAATTATGCAAAGTCATATGGTTCTATACTTGTTAACTTATTAAGTTAATTTTTATTGAGCTATCATCGTAGTGATGTTTCTGCAGCACAGACATGAAGCTGTACACCAGAAAGCAGCGGTGTTTTGTAGACTTATTAATCAGCTGATTGGTTGTGTACCAGCAGGAGAACACTCGTTTTTCAGGCCCCACCCTGTGAGACGATCAATCATCTCTCCATTTGTGATAGTTCGAAGATGTTCGCTAAAAGAGAGGTCTTAACGTGGACCTCGATAACGATGTGATGTTGTGTCAGGGCACAAGGGTGGGTAAATAAAATTATTAAGATAATAAGTTGCTGAGATCATAATATGTCATTTTAATATCTTGTTAAGCCACTAAGCCACTAAGCCACTAAGCCACTAAGCCACTAAGCCACTAAGCCACTAAGCCACTAAGCCACCAGCATGAGCTTATATTGTTATCTTAATAACATGTTATGAAGTTAATGTAGTATGAGAATATACAGTGATCCTGCTAACTTCATAACTTATCATCTTAACAAGTTAATTATTGATGGCTTATAACAGGCTATGTGCAGGCGCAGAGGGCACCGGATTGAGAGGATCACCAGGCTGCAGAAGCTATGTAACATCATGAGGGCGGGGAACCAAACCGGGAAAAGAAGAGTGTCAATTCAACATAATTAACAAGATAACAAAAAATGGAATTATCATCATACTATCTTGTTAAGATAACAATACATCAATAATACCAACATAATAACAAGATAAGAGGTTAGTAAAAGATGAAGCTATCATGTTGTTATTATAATAAATTAATATCATAACAAGATATTAATTTATCCGTTGTTAAGAATTTAAAAAAGCCAGACCATAAAATCAGGATGGATTGTCCTCTGTGAATCATCTGATGCTTTACCACGCACAAAATCCTATGCTCGACACTATGTATCCGACAGCCCTCATATCTTATCAGCCTTAGCCGTGAGGCCAGACTTATGCTCAGCACTGTAAATAAACATGGGATAACCTAAAGCCAGACTTCCTGCTGCGGTGACACTATCAACAAAATCACCGCCCTGAATCGCAAAAGTATTAGCATAGGTGGCAGCAAATAAGCTCGAACGACTGGCAATGGGGATGGTTATCAGGTCGCTAACGTTCTGCCAGTTTATCTCCTCACCGGAGCGTAAATGACAATCAATTTGCAGTGTCCCTGCATCGGTGAAGTAGGCATGTAACTGACGACAGGTAATGTGCTCCACCGTTTCTCCAATGATATTCAGACTGGTTGCAGAGACAACATTGGCCGTTACCGGACCTAAAGCCGCAAGGGAGTCTGCAACATGAGCCATCGCGAGACAAACCAACGTTTGATTGACGGCATAAGCCCCAGCTGCACAGATTACCGCAGGCAAAACGGCAGCGGGTGTCGCATTATCACGTAACGTGAGGAAATACTGGCACAGATCGCGAACGGGTACATAAACCCAGAAAGCAGAAATTAATGCTGGAGCCGCTGCAGCAAGACCACCAGAACAGGCGAGTCCGGCCATTGCCCCGGTCACCATGACGATGTTAGCCAGACGAGCGCAATTACTCTGCGCTGTTTGCCTTCCCTGATAAACATCTGTTGCTAACCCTGCAAATTGCAAAAGAACAGGAAGCAGGCCGGAGATAACACCCGCTGTGGTGACGGCTGCTGGAGCAACTGTCGATAAGTGTGACAACACACCATGCCTGACAACTTCACGCGCAGCGGTGGACAAGCCTACGGATGCAAGGTTGCGTGAAAAAACAGTGCGAAAATTATTTAACAACTGAGAAAAGTCGGTTTTAGACATTTCTGCAACAAATTCTGGCATCTCAATCGCGATAAAATCCTTCACAAAAACCGACTGTTCGGGAAGTTCATCAATATCAATTGCTGTGAAATCCTTATCAAAAGTCCGTCCGATATCAACTTCGCCAGGCGGCATATCGCACATATTTAGCGTTATGGAATGTGATTCATCGGTCGCCGCAGAAAGCGAGAGCGGGGTATGGCGGGAAACATCCCCATTAACAGCAGAGGTGGAACGGGGTGTATCAACGACATTTCTCGCATAAGAACATCCGCCAGAGAATGTCTGTGATCCCCACGCGTTACCAGGTGCCGGAGGTTGAACCAGGGGCACAAAGAAGTGATGGGGGCAGGTGGCGATTGAAAACATGGGGCATCCATTTTTTTATTTGTGAAATAATTCGCTACTCCCAAAGTAGAAATGTTTTAACGGTTCTTCCCATATAAAAAACTTATCACCTAAAACGAGGTAGTCACGCGGAACATCGTTTCGCCGTGTTTAACGTGTCACGTTCCGGGCGAGAGGGGAGGGGGAGGAGTACAGGATAGATATTTTATCCCTGCACATTTCCCTCTGTGCTACTGTGACGGGATACCAATAACGTCAATTACATCGCAAATCACCATGACCAAACATCACAACCTCGCCGTTATGCACTGGGGCACTTATCGCGTGTCCACTTCCGATGGCTCCCTCGCTGGCATCGAGCCGGTCGAATGGGACCGCAACCCTTCAGCGATCGGCCAGTCTCTGGTCGGTGCGGTGGATGGCCCTAGCCGTATCCGTCGTCCTGCAGTGCGTCTCGGTTATCTCCAGCATGGCCGCGATTCACGTCATGGTCGTGGTAAAGAACCCTTTGTTGAAGTGAGCTGGGAAACGGCCATCGCGCTGGTCGCCGATGAGCTGACAAGGGTGAAGCAGACCCACGGAAACCAGGCGTTTTATGCCGGTTCTTATGGCTGGTCGAGTGCGGGTCGCTTCCATCACGCGCAAAGCCAGTTACACCGTTTCTTCAATCATCTGGGTGGCTACACTGATAGCACCAACACCTATAGCCTGGCTGCGGCCGAGCGGTTGTTGCCGCATATCATCGGAGAGCTGGATGTGTTGCAGAAGCAGCATACTCACTGGTCTTCGCTGGCCGAGCATTGCGAGCTATTTGTCGCTTTTGGTGGTCTGCCTTTACGTAATTCGCAGGTTAATGGTGGCGCAGCAAACGATCACTCTCTCAAACACTGGCTGGGGGAGATGCAGCGCAACGGCACCCATTTTATCAACGTCAGCCCGGTTAAAAACGATCTTTCCGGTGTCACTAACGCGGAATGGCTTTCACTGAAACCGGGCAGTGACACGGCGTTGTTGCTGGCACTGAGTTTTGTGCTGATTGATGAATCACTCTACGACGCCCGTTTTGTTGCCAGTCACACCGTCGGATTTGCCGAGTATCGGGACTATCTGCTGGGCCACAAAGACGGCAAGGCAAAAACGCCGGAGTGGGCGGCCGCCATTACGGGGATAGAGGCGCAAGTCATTCGCGAGTTGGCGCGCAAGATGGTGGCAAAACGCACCATGATTAATATCGCCTGGTCACTACAACGCGCGTTCCAGGGGGAGCAAACCTTCTGGGCAACTGTGGCACTGGCGGCGATGATTGGCCAGATTGGCACCGTGGGTGGTGGCCTCGGTTTTGCCTATGCCAGCACCAACCTGGCGGGTTCGGTACGTCGTACTTTCTCCGGCCCGCGTTTCCCGGCAGGAACCAACGCGGTCAACGAAATCATCCCGGTGGCGCGTCTTTCGGACATGCTACTGAATCCTGGCGGCCACTATCAGTTTGACGGAAAGGACTGCACTTATCCTGATATCCGTGTGGTTTACTGGGCAGGCGGTAACGCTTTCCACCACCATCAGGATCTGAATCGTCTGGTTGAGGCCTGGCGTCAGCCGGATACCGTGGTGGTACACGAGCAATACTGGACTGCCCAGGCGAAATTCGCTGACATCGTTTTCCCGGTTACCACCTCGCTTGAACGCAACGATATCGGCAGCTCCAGTAATGATGGTTTTATTATTGCCATGCGCCAGCATATTGCCGCGCAGGGAGAGGCGCGGGATGATTACGCCATCTTCCAAGCGCTGGCGGAGAAAATGGGGTTTGGCGAGAGTTTTAGTGAAGGACGAGATGCCGATGCATGGCTGCGCTTTATTTATGACGGTTCAAGACCGCGTGCGCTGGCTGATGGTATTGATTTGCCTGCTTTCGATGATTTCTGGGCACAGGGGATGCTGGAGTATGCGCGTCCAGACGAACCGCAGATTTTCCTGAAAGCCTTCCGTGACAACCCGGAATTGGCACCACTGCCAACCCCTTCCGGCAAAATCGAGTTATTTTCCCAGACCGTGGCCGATTTCGGTTATGAAGAGTGTCCGGGGCATCCGTTCTGGTATGAACCTGAAGCTGAGTCACAGCGTGAAATCGCCGCTCAATGGCCACTGCATCTGCTTTCCAGCCAGCCGCGAACTCGCCTGCATAGCCAATACGATCACGGAAGCGTGAGCCGTAAAACCAAGATTCAGGGTAGGGAACCGCTGTGGATGCATCCTCTTGATGCGGCGACTCGTGGCATCAGCGAAGGCAGCGTGGTGAAGGTGTTTAATCAGCGCGGCGCCATTCTGGCAGGTGTTCATCTCAGTGAAGACATTCGTCCCGGTGTGGTGCAGATGTCAACGGGGGCCTGGTATGACCCGCAGGACCCAAGCCTGACAGATTCACTCGATAAACACGGTAATCCGAACGTGCTGACGGAGGATCGTGGCAGTTCAAGACTGGGGCAGGGCTGTAGCGCGCAGAGTTGCTGGGTCGAGATCGTTGCCTGGAACGAACCGCTACCAGAAGTGACGGCCTTCAACCCACCTGAGTTTGTGATGGTTTAAGGGGTAGGGTTATGTGGATTTCTGATTATCATGTTAATTTATTAAGTTAATAAGATTCCTGCCTTGTATCGTAAATGATGTGCCAGGTGAGGTATCAGGTCTTAAAAGCATCATCAGGCGAGGTTGTGACTGGCTACTAACCATGCAATAATTGTAATGACGTTTGTAAATACATTTATTGTGAGGAGTGCTGTATGGGTAGCATAAATCTTCGTATTGATGATGAACTCAAGGCTCGTTCTTACGCAGCGCTGGAGAAAATGGGTGTCACTCCATCCGAAGCGCTGCGTATGACACTTGAATACATTGCTGAGAATCAAAGACTTCCATTCAAACAGACGCTGTTGAGCGACGAAGATTCTGAACTCATCGAAATTGTCCGTGAACGACTTCGCAATCCGCAGCCAGTACGAGTGACGCTGGATGACCTTTAATGGCTTATCATCTGGAGTTTGACGAACGTGCGTTAAAGGAATGGCGTAAACTCGGTTCAACCATACGAGAACAGCTCAAGAAGAAACTGGCAGAAGTGCTGGAAGTACCTCGTATAGAAGCTAACAAGCTTCGGGGAATGCCTGATTGCTATAAGATTAAGCTGCGATCTTCTGGATACAGACTCGTATATCAGGTCATTGATGAAAAGGTGGTGGTATTTGTTGTTGCTGTTGGTAAACGTGAAAGGTCGGAAGTTTATTCCGATGCGGTAAAACGAAAGCTTTAAGCTAACTCACTCTGCCACCCCTCACTTCCCATAACAGCTCGTTCTGCTTCAGCGGCAATCCAAAACTGCTGATATCCTCTGAAACGCTTTGCAGGCCGCCCTGATGTGGCCTGCGTTCTCAAACACCATAAGGAAGATATCTTGACCACTCTTAATGACAAACTTGCCTGGCGTTACGCAACCAAGAAATTTGATGCCAGCAAAGTGGTGCCAGACGACAAACTGGAACGCATCATTGAAGCCGTGCGCTTAACCGCGACCTCCAGCGGATTGCAGCCGTTTGAATTGATGGTCATTACCAACGCAGAAATCCGTGAAAAAATTCGTGCTGTGGCGTGGGATCAGGCGCAGATTACCGATTGTTCTCACCTGATGGTGTTTGCTGCCTGGGATGACATCACCCCCGAACGCGTCAATATGATGTTCGATCTGACCAATGAAGTCAGGGGCTTCCGTAATGAGGGTTGGGAGAATTACCGTCAGATGCTGCTGGGCATTGTTGCTGAGCGTGGCACTGAAGGTAATTATCAGTCGGCGGCGCGTCAGGCATACATCGCGCTGGGTAGTGCGATGATTGCCGCAGCTTTTGAAGAAGTTGATGCGACACCGATGGAAGGTTTTGACCCGGCAGCGGTCGATGAAATCCTTGGTCTGAAAGAGAAAGGTCTGCGCAGTGTGATCATTCTGCCGCTGGGCTACCGTGCTGAAGAAGGCGACTGGCTGGTGAACCTGAAGAAAGTTCGTCGTAGCCGTGAAAACTTCGTCACCGAAATTAAATAACCTGTCTTATTCCTTTCCGGCAGGAGTACAATAAGGGGTTCCCGAATTGGGAGCCCCTTTTTTAGACACCAGGATCTACACCGAGCGTAAGCGCAGCGTAGCGGGAAGGATGATCTGATTTTGTTCCGGGTCCTGTCCCTGAATCATCTGCGTCAGCATGGAGAAACACTCCTGCGCCAGACGCGGCACGTTCTGTTCTACGGTGTCGATAGGCACAGACAGCGAGTCATAAAGATAGTGATCATCAAAACTGGCGATGCGGATATCGCTGGTCAGCAAATGATGCTGACTCATATAACGCAGTACCCCTTCCAGCAAGCCGCAGGCGGCGGTAAACAGCGCTTTAGGTGGGCGTCCGAGTCTGGCGCATAGCGCAGCAAACATCTCGTAGCCACTGCTGGGGTGATAGTTGCCGTGAATAATCCACTCCGGCCGTGGTGCCACTCCTGCGCGTTCCAGCCCCTGCATAAAACCCGCCAGACGATCTTTGGTGGGTGACAGGCGCGGCTGGCCGCCGAGAAAGTAAACCTCATCAGGTCTGGCGCGAGCCAGTCGTTCCACTAAATCGGCTGTGGGGGTAATGGAGTCGGTGATCACCAGTGGCAGCTGTGTATCGTTCATATGCCGGTCAAACAACACCACCGGCAGTTGTTCGCTGAGTTTTACGTAGTCACTGTCGCTCAACATGCTGGAGGCAACGATCAGACCATCCACCTGGCGCGCCACGAGGTTATTGACCACCACCATTTCCTGCCCGGCATTTTCATCGGTACAGGAGATCAGCAGTTGCAGGCCCGCTTCGCGACACAGATTTTCCAGCTCGTGAGAAAACACGGCGAAACCGTGGTTGGTGATTTCCGGCACCACCAGCCCCAGCGTATGGCTGCGGTCATCA
The window above is part of the Pantoea cypripedii genome. Proteins encoded here:
- a CDS encoding NAD(P)H-dependent oxidoreductase — its product is MTTLNDKLAWRYATKKFDASKVVPDDKLERIIEAVRLTATSSGLQPFELMVITNAEIREKIRAVAWDQAQITDCSHLMVFAAWDDITPERVNMMFDLTNEVRGFRNEGWENYRQMLLGIVAERGTEGNYQSAARQAYIALGSAMIAAAFEEVDATPMEGFDPAAVDEILGLKEKGLRSVIILPLGYRAEEGDWLVNLKKVRRSRENFVTEIK
- a CDS encoding type II toxin-antitoxin system RelE family toxin yields the protein MAYHLEFDERALKEWRKLGSTIREQLKKKLAEVLEVPRIEANKLRGMPDCYKIKLRSSGYRLVYQVIDEKVVVFVVAVGKRERSEVYSDAVKRKL
- a CDS encoding RepB family plasmid replication initiator protein yields the protein MFEEKDKNTGEVITLTPNANNTVQPVALMRLGVFVPTLKSLKNSKNKTFATTDATEELTRLSLAKAEGFDKVEIVGPRLDMDNDFKTWVGIIHSFAKHKVIGDKVQLPFVEFAKLCGIPSSRSSKKLRERISPSLKRIAATTISFTSNMGDDGKEYITHLVQSAYYDTKKDIVILQADPKLFELYEFDRKVLLQLKAINVLKRRESAQALYTYIESLPKNPAPISLARLRDRLNLKSPVFSQNQTVRRAMEQLKEIGYLDYSEVQRGRSVYFNVHYRRPKLKAPKNESAENPQLPTQAPATPAEPVDTALQEKLELLNKLGISMADLEKLFKAK
- a CDS encoding molybdopterin-dependent oxidoreductase, with protein sequence MTKHHNLAVMHWGTYRVSTSDGSLAGIEPVEWDRNPSAIGQSLVGAVDGPSRIRRPAVRLGYLQHGRDSRHGRGKEPFVEVSWETAIALVADELTRVKQTHGNQAFYAGSYGWSSAGRFHHAQSQLHRFFNHLGGYTDSTNTYSLAAAERLLPHIIGELDVLQKQHTHWSSLAEHCELFVAFGGLPLRNSQVNGGAANDHSLKHWLGEMQRNGTHFINVSPVKNDLSGVTNAEWLSLKPGSDTALLLALSFVLIDESLYDARFVASHTVGFAEYRDYLLGHKDGKAKTPEWAAAITGIEAQVIRELARKMVAKRTMINIAWSLQRAFQGEQTFWATVALAAMIGQIGTVGGGLGFAYASTNLAGSVRRTFSGPRFPAGTNAVNEIIPVARLSDMLLNPGGHYQFDGKDCTYPDIRVVYWAGGNAFHHHQDLNRLVEAWRQPDTVVVHEQYWTAQAKFADIVFPVTTSLERNDIGSSSNDGFIIAMRQHIAAQGEARDDYAIFQALAEKMGFGESFSEGRDADAWLRFIYDGSRPRALADGIDLPAFDDFWAQGMLEYARPDEPQIFLKAFRDNPELAPLPTPSGKIELFSQTVADFGYEECPGHPFWYEPEAESQREIAAQWPLHLLSSQPRTRLHSQYDHGSVSRKTKIQGREPLWMHPLDAATRGISEGSVVKVFNQRGAILAGVHLSEDIRPGVVQMSTGAWYDPQDPSLTDSLDKHGNPNVLTEDRGSSRLGQGCSAQSCWVEIVAWNEPLPEVTAFNPPEFVMV
- the uxuR gene encoding Uxu operon transcriptional regulator gives rise to the protein MKIHASPQRPYQEVGELLRRMITQKEYAVGERLPPEREIAGMLNVTRTLVREALIMLELEGLIEVRRGAGIYVINDNPSPPVPAQPACNDAGPFEMLQARQLLESNIAEFAALQATREDIVKMRQALELEEKELASGAVNSSENGDRNFHLAIAEATHNSMLVELFKQSWQWREDNVMWSQLHRHLINTSYRKQWLDDHKKILATLIKKDARAAKMAMWQHLENVKQRLLEFSDVDDIDFDGYLFDSWPLNSTSGQDI
- a CDS encoding type II toxin-antitoxin system RelB/DinJ family antitoxin, whose product is MGSINLRIDDELKARSYAALEKMGVTPSEALRMTLEYIAENQRLPFKQTLLSDEDSELIEIVRERLRNPQPVRVTLDDL
- a CDS encoding ParA family plasmid-partitioning AAA ATPase, with product MIIVLGSQKGGVGKSTLAVSLAAGLLSRGYRVLIVDADDQKSVLTWYNNRPESLPHIPVTGASGNIKAMLKEHAKSYDYIIADCAGRDSAEMRSGLMAADVFISPLRPSQMDLDVVPHTCSVFTAAKDFNEEVKGYLVLNMTPTNMFVNEGNEAAKVLEDFPEMKLAETRICDRKAHRDAWAESMTIYETENSKAKDEVERLIQEVIL
- a CDS encoding substrate-binding domain-containing protein, with the protein product MRKTKRVTISDIAALAGVSKATASLVLNGRGKELRVAKETRERVLTLAQQHHYQPSIHARLLRDDRSHTLGLVVPEITNHGFAVFSHELENLCREAGLQLLISCTDENAGQEMVVVNNLVARQVDGLIVASSMLSDSDYVKLSEQLPVVLFDRHMNDTQLPLVITDSITPTADLVERLARARPDEVYFLGGQPRLSPTKDRLAGFMQGLERAGVAPRPEWIIHGNYHPSSGYEMFAALCARLGRPPKALFTAACGLLEGVLRYMSQHHLLTSDIRIASFDDHYLYDSLSVPIDTVEQNVPRLAQECFSMLTQMIQGQDPEQNQIILPATLRLRSV